The genomic segment AAATCACCAACATTCATGATTCATCGGTCACTCGATTTCTCTGCCCTATCACTCATCCAAGGGAAAAATGTATTGACACTGATTGTAAACGTCTTTTCAGCTATGCCCCCCGTAAATCCATTATCTGCGGCAGCACATATATGAAAAGTAGTCGGCAGAAGGATACTGCAGGATACTATGAGGAGAAAAAACCTTTTCATGCGTTTATCGTACTATATTTTTGTGTCAATTGCAAAAAAAATTGCAAAAAAATGTTTTTTTTTATACTCTTATCATCCTTATAATAAATTTTATGATGCTTTTTTCCCTTATTTCCGGTATTATTCTCGTTGTTTTGATTATTTTGCAAGTACGTGATGGGGGACTCAATGTGGCTCTCACAAGCACTCTTCAGGCCCCTATTGAGCGTCGAGGCACTGCTAAAACTCTTCATATCATGACGATCATTTTTGCTGTTATTTTTGTTGGAAGTTGCCTGGTCAATTTTCTCGCTTAATTACTTTTTATGAGTCTTTATTCTGAAATCAAAAAATACCTCCTTTATTTGGTAGGGTTTTTTTGTCTCCTTTTGGGGGCACACGTGGCTGTGCTCTATCTCTATGAAGGAGCTACGGTATATCCCCTGCCAGGGGGGACGGTGAATATCGGGGTTATCTGAGAGGCACCCTCTCTCGATATCCTCTCTGTCGACACAAAACTCGAAAACGATACAAATGATATGGTGTTCCGATTTCTTTATCGCGGGATGCTCAAATATTCTCTCGATGACAAAAGAATCGTAGGAGATCTCGCTCACTGTGATATCGATACATTTCCAAATGTACGCTGTACCTTGAACCAAGATGCTCTCTGGAATGACGGGCGAGCCATTGATATAGAGGATGTGCTTGCGACCTACACACTCTTCAAGGAGAGCTCTCATAATGAATCTACCAAATCACGACTTTCTGTCGTGGATGTGAGTGAAGATAGAGGGGATATTATCTTTCGTTTTAATACTCATGATATTACCACGCTCGATATCCTCTTTCTCCCTATTATCCGAGGTAAAGATGCAGAAGGATTGCGTGAAAATACCAATTTTTCTACCATTTCATTTAATGGCCCTTACATATTTGCTGAAAAAAATCCTGATTCCGGGGCCGTCATTCTCAAGAAGAATCCAGCATACCGATCTATCAGAGATAAATATTTTTTGGATCAGGTGCGATTTGGATTTGGTACAAGCAAAAAAGAAGTTAAAAAGTCCGTTGATCCAGATGTGTGGTTAGGCGATGTTTCTGATATTGGGTCTGGTTTTCTCCAACAAAAATATTCTCGTCCAGTTCTCTCAAGTATCTATCTCAACGCAGAACGTATCCCGAAACCATTGAGAAAGGCCCTATTTTCTGATGTTTTCAATACTTTGGAATTTAACAAAAATAATTTTATACCAAAAGAAAATGTCTTTCTCGGCGAAATACAGAATTCTCCACGAACCATTTCAGCAGAACCTCTTTTTTCCTCTGCCGCTCTTTTATCAGGGTATACTTTAGGCGGTGTTACGCCTGTTCCAGCTCCTACAGTACCAGCAGGTCCCTCGTATACTTCTCTGAAATATGTAGATCAACCAGGACGTGTTTCACCCCTCTTTCTCTCGGCTGATCTCATAGAGCTCAAAGGTACTGCTCCAGTTGGTACAACAAAAGTAATTGTAAACGACTATACTTTGCAAGGATTTATACCTCGAAACAGGATTTTTATATACAAAGCAAGAAAAGAATTCAAAAACCTTAATGATGGAGAGAATCTTTATAAGATACAATTTTTTGCGGGCTTGAAACTTCTCGCAGAGGAGAAAGTAATGGTACTCTATAATTCTAATACTGCTTCTCTCGATGCTATCAAAGCTGATTGGATCAAGAAAAATACGCCTGTCGCAGAACCACCTCCTCCTCCGCCAGCAACTCTAGACCCAAATAAGCTCTATGATAAAAACTGAAAAATATTGGAGTTTTCTCTTCTCGTGCAATCAGATGTTCCTCTTTTCCAGGAAGTCGCGA from the Candidatus Gracilibacteria bacterium genome contains:
- the secG gene encoding preprotein translocase subunit SecG, yielding MMLFSLISGIILVVLIILQVRDGGLNVALTSTLQAPIERRGTAKTLHIMTIIFAVIFVGSCLVNFLA
- a CDS encoding ABC transporter substrate-binding protein; the protein is MSLYSEIKKYLLYLVGFFCLLLGAHVAVLYLYEGATVYPLPGGTVNIGVIGEAPSLDILSVDTKLENDTNDMVFRFLYRGMLKYSLDDKRIVGDLAHCDIDTFPNVRCTLNQDALWNDGRAIDIEDVLATYTLFKESSHNESTKSRLSVVDVSEDRGDIIFRFNTHDITTLDILFLPIIRGKDAEGLRENTNFSTISFNGPYIFAEKNPDSGAVILKKNPAYRSIRDKYFLDQVRFGFGTSKKEVKKSVDPDVWLGDVSDIGSGFLQQKYSRPVLSSIYLNAERIPKPLRKALFSDVFNTLEFNKNNFIPKENVFLGEIQNSPRTISAEPLFSSAALLSGYTLGGVTPVPAPTVPAGPSYTSLKYVDQPGRVSPLFLSADLIELKGTAPVGTTKVIVNDYTLQGFIPRNRIFIYKARKEFKNLNDGENLYKIQFFAGLKLLAEEKVMVLYNSNTASLDAIKADWIKKNTPVAEPPPPPPATLDPNKLYDKNGKILEFSLLVQSDVPLFQEVASKIQAKLATLPVNVKVEFLPLADIQKIVAGQNPTYDIVLAGVNLGVFHYNIMPFFHSGQIKNGFNISRIRNASLDSLTEKLIERLYYNSPDKLRNIETEIQKILESESIIFPLGTPEESWYIKNYVLGVTSSSFFSGKEMISDLVTKSYFKEGYKRSSEAKTVSGFFLWLKNALFSRT